The window CCTTCGAGATTAAGATTCCCGCCCTGGCCAGCTTTCTGGCCTACAACAGCTTCCAGGGCGAGGTTAAAGGCCTGAAAGAGCTCCAGGCCGCGGCAGAGGCCAGCTTCGGCCCCGGCAATTATATTCCGCCCGTCGCTCCGGTTTTCTGGAGCTTCCGCCTAATGGTCATCGCCGGGCTGTGGCTAATTTTGCTGTCCCTCTACAGCCTGTACCTCTGGCGGCGGGGGCGGCTGGAAGAAAAACCCCGGGTCCTCAAGGCCCTCCTCTGGAGCATTCCCGTGCCCTATCTCGCCAACACCGCCGGCTGGTTGATGGCCGAAATCGGCCGCTATCCCTGGATTGTCTACGGGCTGCAGCGGGTCGAGGCGGCCGTCTCGCCCGGAGTATCCGCCGTCGCTATTTTAACGACCCTGGTGGCCTTTACCCTGCTGTACGGGGTCCTGGCGGTAGCCGACATCTTTCTCCTGGCTAAATATGCCCGGCAGGGTGTTGAGGCAACTCCTGCCACCAGGATGTTAGATAATTCCGGGGAGGTATCATTATGGATCTAACTGTCCTCTGGTTTATCCTGGTAGCCGTCCTTTTTGCCGGCTTCTTTTTCCTGGAGGGTTTTGACTACGGCGTCGGTATCTTGTTGCCCTTCCTGGGGAAAAGTGATGGGGAGCGCCGAGCCATTATCAACAGCATCGGCCCCTTCTGGGACGGGAACGAGGTGTGGATGCTCACCGCCGGCGGGGCCATGTTTGCCGCCTTCCCCCACTGGTACGCCACCCTTTTCAGTGGCTTCTACCTGGCGTTATTTCTTATCCTCGTAGCCTTAATCTTGCGCGGGGTAGCCTTTGAATTCCGCAGCAAGGATGACCGCCCGGCCTGGCGTAACTTCTGGGACTGGATGCTGTTCCTGGGGAGCTTTTTGCCGGCCCTCCTCTGGGGCGTGGCTCTGGCCAACCTGATCCGGGGCGTACCCATTGACGCCAAGATGCAGTATACCGGTACCTTTTTCGATCTCCTTTCTCCTTATACCCTCTTAGCAGGCATAACCTCCCTTCTCCTTTTTACCCTGCAGGGGGCGCTTTTCCTGGCCCTCAAGACGGGAGATGAATTACCGGAGCGGGCCCGGCAGGCGGGGTTAAAGATCGGTACCGGCGCCGCGGTGGCCTTCCTCCTGCTGTTAATTATGAGTTACCGCGAAACCGATATCTTTACCCGCCTGGGACCGGCATTGGCCTTCTGGAGCGCCCTGGCAACCCTCATTCTGGCAAGATGGTTGCTCAGAGCCCGGAACTATATTCTGGCCTTTATCTTTAACGGTCTGACCATCCTCCTGGGTACCGGCGCTATCTTCGGCGGCCTCTTCCCCCGGGTAATGGTTTCCAGCCTGAACCCCCAGTGGAGCCTGACCATTTACGAGGCCTCCTCGAGCCCCTATACCCTTAAAGTTATGACCATCGTCGCCCTTACCCTGGTACCCGTGGTCCTCCTTTACCAGGGCTGGACCTACTGGGTCTTTCGCCAGCGGGTTAAAGACAGGAACCTTGAATATTAGTAGCCGATCCCGGGGCAGGGGAGGCCCGGTTATGCTAGTTCCAATTTTAAATCCATTAGCGGTAGAATGGGGTTGCCAAAGGAGGTTTATTTAATG of the Thermanaeromonas sp. C210 genome contains:
- the cydB gene encoding cytochrome d ubiquinol oxidase subunit II, with protein sequence MDLTVLWFILVAVLFAGFFFLEGFDYGVGILLPFLGKSDGERRAIINSIGPFWDGNEVWMLTAGGAMFAAFPHWYATLFSGFYLALFLILVALILRGVAFEFRSKDDRPAWRNFWDWMLFLGSFLPALLWGVALANLIRGVPIDAKMQYTGTFFDLLSPYTLLAGITSLLLFTLQGALFLALKTGDELPERARQAGLKIGTGAAVAFLLLLIMSYRETDIFTRLGPALAFWSALATLILARWLLRARNYILAFIFNGLTILLGTGAIFGGLFPRVMVSSLNPQWSLTIYEASSSPYTLKVMTIVALTLVPVVLLYQGWTYWVFRQRVKDRNLEY